A genomic window from Flavobacterium hankyongi includes:
- a CDS encoding formylglycine-generating enzyme family protein has translation MLKKLILVSAVSFTLLSFYRIGNPVLEMVKVEGGTFMMGSKDDNRVAENDEQKQHEVKLNSFEINKLEVTVWEWKDYCKKTKKKMPQTPVWGWNDNNPVTNITWFDAVEYCNWLSKVEGLKQAYIVVGPNVKCDFTANGYRLPTEAEWEFAAKGGNKSKGNVFAGANNSNEIAWWIKNSDRKPHSVGTKLPNELGLHDMSGNVWEWCWDWYNKDYYKTEDGNNPRGPIRGEKKAVRGGSWDSQENYLRTANRISTDPNKTNEFYGFRLARTLN, from the coding sequence ATGTTAAAAAAATTAATACTCGTGAGCGCTGTCTCTTTTACTTTACTATCATTTTACAGAATAGGAAATCCTGTACTTGAAATGGTAAAAGTTGAAGGTGGAACTTTTATGATGGGCTCAAAAGACGATAACCGTGTTGCTGAGAACGACGAACAAAAACAGCACGAAGTAAAATTAAATTCTTTCGAAATTAATAAACTGGAAGTAACTGTTTGGGAATGGAAAGACTATTGCAAAAAAACAAAGAAAAAAATGCCGCAAACTCCAGTTTGGGGCTGGAATGACAATAATCCAGTTACTAATATTACATGGTTTGATGCTGTTGAATATTGCAATTGGTTAAGTAAAGTTGAAGGTTTAAAACAAGCCTATATAGTTGTAGGACCAAATGTAAAATGTGATTTTACGGCAAATGGCTATCGTTTACCAACAGAAGCAGAATGGGAATTTGCTGCTAAAGGTGGAAACAAATCAAAAGGAAATGTTTTTGCTGGGGCAAACAACTCAAATGAAATAGCTTGGTGGATTAAAAATAGTGATAGAAAACCACATTCAGTTGGTACAAAATTACCCAATGAATTAGGTCTACATGATATGAGTGGTAATGTTTGGGAATGGTGTTGGGATTGGTACAACAAAGATTATTACAAAACAGAAGATGGAAATAATCCAAGAGGACCAATACGCGGTGAGAAAAAAGCAGTTCGTGGTGGTTCATGGGACAGCCAAGAAAATTATTTAAGAACTGCAAACAGAATTAGTACTGATCCTAATAAAACGAATGAATTCTACGGATTTAGATTGGCTAGAACTCTTAACTAA
- a CDS encoding nucleoside-diphosphate kinase: MASNRTFTMIKPDAVEKGNIGGILNMITEGGFRIVSLKLTQLTVADAQKFYAVHAERPFFGELVEFMTRGPIVAAILEKDNAVEDFRTLIGATNPADAAEGTIRKKYATSIGENAVHGSDSDENAAIEGAFHFAGREMF, encoded by the coding sequence ATGGCAAGTAATAGAACTTTTACTATGATCAAACCGGATGCGGTTGAAAAAGGAAACATCGGTGGAATTTTAAACATGATTACTGAAGGTGGTTTCAGAATCGTTTCTTTAAAATTAACACAGTTAACTGTAGCTGATGCTCAAAAATTTTATGCAGTTCACGCTGAAAGACCATTCTTCGGTGAATTAGTAGAATTCATGACAAGAGGTCCAATCGTAGCTGCTATCTTAGAAAAAGATAACGCTGTTGAAGATTTCCGTACTTTAATCGGAGCTACTAACCCGGCTGATGCAGCTGAAGGGACAATCCGAAAAAAATACGCTACTTCAATTGGAGAAAATGCAGTTCACGGATCTGATTCTGATGAAAATGCAGCAATCGAAGGTGCTTTCCACTTTGCAGGAAGAGAAATGTTCTAA